Proteins encoded by one window of Enterobacter pseudoroggenkampii:
- a CDS encoding NupC/NupG family nucleoside CNT transporter has protein sequence MDRVLHFVLALVVVTALALLVSTDRKKIRIRYVVQLLVIEVLLAWFFLNSNVGLGFVKGFSEMFEKLLGFANEGTNFVFGKMNDEGLAFFFLKVLCPIVFISALIGILQHIRVLPFIIRGIGFLLSKVNGMGKLESFNAVSSLILGQSENFIAYKDILGKMSRNRMYTMAATAMSTVSMSIVGAYMTMLEPKYVVAALVLNMFSTFIVLSLINPYRVDASEENIQMSNLHEGQSFFEMLGEYILAGFKVAIIVAAMLIGFIALISGLNALFAAVLGISFQGILGYIFYPVAWVMGVPAHEALQVGSIMATKLVSNEFVAMMDLQKIASTLSPRAEGILSVFLVSFANFSSIGIIAGAIKGLNEEQGNVVSRFGLKLVYGSTLVSVLSASIAALVL, from the coding sequence ATGGACCGCGTCCTTCATTTTGTCCTGGCACTTGTTGTCGTTACTGCACTTGCATTGCTGGTCAGCACAGACCGCAAAAAAATTCGTATCCGTTATGTTGTCCAGCTGCTGGTCATTGAAGTTTTACTTGCGTGGTTCTTCCTGAACTCCAACGTAGGCCTCGGCTTCGTAAAAGGCTTCTCCGAAATGTTCGAAAAACTGCTCGGATTCGCCAATGAAGGGACCAACTTTGTCTTCGGTAAAATGAACGACGAAGGTCTGGCGTTCTTCTTCCTGAAGGTTCTCTGCCCAATCGTCTTCATCTCCGCACTGATCGGTATTCTGCAGCACATCCGCGTTCTGCCGTTCATTATTCGTGGAATTGGCTTCCTGTTATCCAAAGTGAACGGCATGGGCAAGCTGGAATCCTTTAACGCCGTCAGTTCCCTGATCCTCGGTCAGTCTGAGAACTTCATCGCGTATAAAGATATTCTCGGCAAAATGTCCCGCAACCGCATGTACACCATGGCAGCAACCGCAATGTCTACCGTTTCCATGTCTATCGTGGGCGCGTATATGACCATGCTGGAGCCAAAGTATGTTGTTGCGGCGTTGGTTCTGAACATGTTCAGCACCTTTATCGTTCTGTCGCTGATCAACCCGTACCGCGTTGACGCCAGCGAAGAGAACATCCAGATGTCAAACCTGCACGAAGGCCAGAGCTTCTTCGAAATGCTGGGTGAGTACATTCTGGCCGGTTTCAAAGTGGCGATTATCGTTGCCGCCATGCTGATCGGCTTCATTGCGCTGATTTCTGGCCTGAACGCCCTGTTCGCCGCGGTGCTGGGTATCTCCTTCCAGGGGATTCTGGGCTACATCTTCTACCCTGTTGCATGGGTGATGGGTGTTCCGGCTCACGAAGCGCTGCAGGTGGGCAGTATCATGGCAACCAAGCTGGTTTCTAACGAATTCGTTGCGATGATGGATCTGCAGAAAATTGCCAGCACGCTTTCTCCGCGCGCGGAGGGCATTCTGTCCGTGTTCCTGGTCTCCTTCGCTAACTTCTCGTCCATCGGGATTATCGCGGGTGCGATTAAAGGTCTGAACGAAGAACAGGGTAACGTGGTTTCTCGCTTTGGCCTGAAGCTGGTTTACGGCTCTACGCTGGTGAGCGTCCTGTCTGCTTCCATCGCGGCACTGGTACTGTAA
- a CDS encoding sensor domain-containing phosphodiesterase, which translates to MNRKTYNNVKIFIIALTLCLIAVPVSRYLSPRAMVNGHDVYLAWLPLSVMLAVILLFGRRAILPIVLGFTVTNLFYVNLAPLQYSVLLFCQTFALFAACGLLRLMLGKRWRHSIPNKNIGLRIFWLGFIVPLGIKLSMYMAGYLFDFPVTISTFFGEGTVIYNVVDIQSLICAALIFTMMFYYPLRMIINPRYAMTFWRRSVKPVFNHKNLLFIFVWLTLLGFILVILCGPFESPVIAGYLMPLIFILFTLAISRLTYALISLLWAASALLLLTYNYNFLNGVESGHSLSFILSVLISFAICLLYMSRIYQRSEWLKRGWQGRALTDPLTGLPNIRALEDYLEIHPDAKVCILRMDNLEFLSRHYGIIMRVHCKRTIATSLQPLLQKDETLFQLPGSELVLVLLGPGTAERLQHMVDRLNSRKIFWNNTGLDIEFGASWGMVENGEKLHHTLGQLSWLAEQACGEQNVLALTNSLEAASGQTTERVLMLARIKHALEAGQFHLYAQPIQKADGSGYYEILARMESEGEIFTPDRFIPLIAQFNLSHRFDMCVMEKLLVWLRDHPATQAGARFSVNLMPLTLMQKEVANEICALFERYGVAPQAVVIEITEEQAFSNSGCSIHNIQQLRDYGFRIAIDDFGTGYANYERLRRLQADIIKIDGCFVKDICTDDMDAMIVQSMCNLAKTKSLCVVAEYVETPEQREMLLRFGVDYLQGYLIGKPKPLEELRA; encoded by the coding sequence ATGAATAGAAAAACGTACAATAATGTAAAGATATTTATAATTGCCCTGACACTTTGTCTGATTGCGGTACCTGTCTCCCGTTATCTCTCCCCCCGCGCAATGGTTAATGGTCACGACGTTTATTTAGCATGGCTACCGCTAAGCGTGATGCTGGCAGTAATTCTGCTATTTGGGCGCAGGGCAATTCTTCCCATTGTGTTAGGTTTTACTGTCACTAATTTATTTTATGTTAATTTAGCACCGCTACAATATTCAGTTTTACTGTTCTGTCAGACCTTTGCGCTGTTCGCGGCGTGCGGCCTGCTGCGCCTCATGCTGGGCAAGCGCTGGCGTCACAGCATCCCTAACAAGAACATCGGGCTACGTATATTCTGGCTCGGTTTTATTGTGCCATTAGGTATTAAACTGTCGATGTATATGGCAGGCTATTTGTTTGATTTTCCGGTGACTATTTCCACCTTTTTCGGCGAAGGAACGGTAATTTATAACGTTGTGGATATACAAAGCCTGATATGTGCGGCATTGATTTTTACCATGATGTTCTATTACCCATTAAGAATGATAATTAATCCTCGTTATGCCATGACCTTCTGGCGGCGAAGCGTGAAGCCCGTGTTTAATCACAAGAATCTATTATTTATTTTTGTCTGGCTGACGCTTTTAGGCTTCATTCTCGTCATTTTATGTGGTCCTTTTGAATCACCGGTCATTGCGGGCTACTTGATGCCGCTGATTTTTATTCTTTTTACCTTAGCGATAAGCCGCCTGACCTATGCGCTTATCTCTCTGCTGTGGGCGGCATCCGCGCTCCTGCTGTTGACCTACAACTACAACTTCCTTAACGGAGTGGAATCGGGCCATTCGCTCTCTTTTATCCTGTCCGTGCTTATCTCTTTTGCTATCTGTCTGCTTTACATGTCACGAATTTACCAGCGCAGCGAGTGGCTGAAACGGGGCTGGCAGGGCAGGGCGCTGACCGATCCGCTGACCGGTTTGCCCAATATTCGTGCGCTGGAGGATTACCTCGAGATTCATCCGGATGCCAAAGTGTGCATTCTGCGTATGGATAACCTGGAGTTTTTGAGCCGCCACTACGGGATTATCATGCGGGTCCACTGCAAACGTACGATCGCCACGTCGCTACAGCCGCTTTTGCAGAAAGATGAGACGCTCTTCCAGCTTCCGGGAAGCGAACTGGTGCTGGTATTACTGGGGCCGGGAACCGCCGAGCGTCTCCAGCACATGGTCGATCGGCTGAACAGCCGTAAGATTTTCTGGAACAACACCGGGCTGGATATTGAATTTGGCGCGTCCTGGGGAATGGTCGAAAACGGCGAAAAGCTGCATCACACGCTGGGACAGCTGAGCTGGCTGGCAGAGCAGGCCTGCGGAGAGCAAAACGTTCTCGCGCTCACGAATAGCCTTGAGGCGGCATCAGGCCAAACGACAGAGCGTGTCCTGATGCTGGCGCGAATTAAGCATGCCCTTGAGGCGGGGCAGTTCCATTTATACGCGCAACCGATCCAGAAGGCGGACGGGAGCGGGTATTACGAAATCCTGGCGCGTATGGAGAGCGAGGGCGAGATCTTCACCCCTGACCGCTTTATTCCGCTGATTGCCCAGTTCAACCTCAGCCATCGGTTTGATATGTGCGTCATGGAAAAATTACTGGTGTGGCTGCGCGATCACCCTGCAACGCAGGCTGGCGCCCGTTTTTCCGTCAATCTGATGCCGCTCACGCTGATGCAAAAAGAGGTGGCGAACGAGATTTGCGCGCTCTTTGAACGCTACGGCGTTGCGCCGCAGGCCGTCGTGATTGAGATCACCGAAGAGCAGGCCTTCTCAAACTCTGGCTGCAGCATCCACAATATTCAGCAGCTGCGGGATTACGGTTTCCGGATTGCCATTGATGATTTTGGTACTGGCTACGCCAACTACGAGCGTCTCAGACGCCTGCAGGCAGATATCATTAAAATTGACGGCTGTTTTGTTAAAGACATTTGTACCGACGATATGGATGCGATGATCGTCCAGTCGATGTGTAATCTGGCGAAGACGAAATCGCTGTGCGTTGTGGCGGAATATGTAGAAACACCTGAGCAGCGGGAGATGCTGCTTCGCTTCGGCGTGGATTACCTGCAGGGCTACCTGATAGGTAAACCCAAACCGCTGGAAGAGTTGCGGGCATAA
- a CDS encoding ion channel protein, protein MLHPRARTMLLLAIPALIIGVVSSLVLIVVMKVASVLQTLLWNALPAGLGVTADSPAWIVVMLTLTGIAVGLVIRFSPGHAGPDPAQEPLIGAPVSPSALPGLIIALILGLAGGVSLGPEHPIMAVNIGLAVFLGSRILPRVGALDWTILASAGTIGALFGTPVAAALIFSQTLSSNNDVPLWDKLFAPLMAAAAGALTTSLFFHPHFSLSLPHYGQMQIADIFSGAIVVAIAIALGMVAVWCLPRLHRLMHRLKHPVLILGAGGLILGILGAIGGTVTLFKGLDEMQQLAFSQVFSVSDYLLFAVIKLAALVVAAACGFRGGRIFPAVFVGVALGLMLHEHVDAVPAAITVSCSILGLVLVVTRDAWLSLFMAAVVVPDSTLFPLLCIVMLPAWLLLAGKPMMMAWRNDK, encoded by the coding sequence ATGCTCCACCCGCGAGCCAGAACCATGCTGTTGCTGGCTATTCCGGCGCTAATCATTGGCGTGGTTTCAAGCCTGGTGCTCATTGTCGTGATGAAAGTCGCGTCGGTGCTGCAAACACTATTATGGAACGCGCTTCCTGCAGGACTGGGGGTCACCGCGGATTCTCCTGCCTGGATCGTTGTGATGCTAACGTTGACCGGTATTGCGGTGGGCCTGGTGATCCGTTTCAGTCCTGGCCATGCTGGACCAGACCCGGCACAGGAACCGCTGATTGGTGCCCCGGTTTCTCCTTCGGCACTGCCGGGGCTGATTATCGCGTTGATTCTCGGTCTGGCCGGTGGCGTCAGCCTGGGACCAGAGCATCCGATTATGGCGGTCAACATTGGCCTGGCGGTTTTCCTCGGTTCACGCATTTTGCCCCGCGTCGGCGCGCTGGACTGGACCATTCTCGCCTCCGCAGGCACCATCGGAGCGCTTTTCGGTACACCCGTCGCTGCCGCACTGATCTTTTCGCAGACGCTCAGCAGCAATAACGACGTCCCCCTGTGGGATAAACTCTTTGCGCCGCTGATGGCCGCCGCCGCCGGGGCGTTGACCACCAGCCTGTTTTTCCATCCTCATTTTTCACTCTCACTCCCCCACTACGGCCAGATGCAAATCGCCGATATTTTCAGCGGCGCCATCGTCGTCGCTATCGCCATTGCGCTGGGGATGGTGGCGGTATGGTGCCTTCCACGTCTGCACCGGCTAATGCATAGACTCAAACACCCGGTGTTAATTCTGGGGGCTGGCGGTTTGATCCTCGGTATTTTAGGGGCAATCGGTGGGACGGTGACGCTGTTTAAAGGTCTGGACGAGATGCAGCAGCTGGCCTTCAGCCAGGTATTTAGCGTCTCCGACTATCTGCTGTTTGCCGTAATCAAGCTGGCAGCGCTGGTGGTGGCGGCCGCCTGCGGTTTCCGCGGTGGACGCATCTTCCCGGCGGTCTTTGTCGGCGTCGCGCTGGGGCTGATGCTGCACGAACATGTCGATGCGGTGCCGGCGGCGATTACCGTCTCCTGCTCTATTCTGGGACTGGTTCTGGTGGTCACGCGCGACGCGTGGCTCAGCCTGTTCATGGCGGCGGTAGTCGTACCGGATTCGACGCTTTTCCCTCTGCTTTGTATCGTGATGTTGCCCGCCTGGCTCCTGCTGGCGGGCAAACCGATGATGATGGCCTGGCGAAACGACAAGTAG
- a CDS encoding YfeC-like transcriptional regulator — protein sequence MIKERMTPEELALLTGYSRQTINKWVRKEGWITSPKPGVQGGKARLVHVNEKVRDFIRSARRASETSELPEGTSHDGSLHTLLLTLANEMTPEEQKQMTSLLMREGITGLLQRLGIRDQN from the coding sequence ATGATCAAGGAACGAATGACGCCAGAAGAGTTAGCCCTCCTCACTGGCTATAGCCGCCAGACCATCAATAAATGGGTACGCAAAGAGGGTTGGATTACATCACCAAAGCCAGGCGTCCAGGGCGGGAAAGCGCGCCTGGTGCATGTGAACGAAAAAGTCCGTGACTTTATCCGCAGCGCACGTCGGGCAAGTGAAACGTCCGAACTGCCGGAAGGCACCAGCCATGACGGTTCGCTTCACACCCTACTCCTGACGCTGGCCAATGAAATGACGCCGGAAGAGCAGAAGCAGATGACATCACTGCTAATGCGGGAAGGGATTACCGGATTGTTGCAACGTTTAGGGATTCGCGATCAGAACTGA
- a CDS encoding YfeC-like transcriptional regulator: protein MKKLRSKMTTEELAECLGVARQTVNRWIRQQGWKTEGLNGVKGGRARLIHVDARVKEHIISLPAIRNRQAVYHLAEATSAYNGPSSNLSPGIIETLESMTPSEQKRLDALLKREGIHGFLTRLGIAEKEA from the coding sequence ATGAAAAAATTACGTAGCAAAATGACCACGGAAGAGCTGGCGGAGTGTTTAGGCGTTGCCAGACAAACGGTTAATCGCTGGATACGCCAGCAGGGGTGGAAAACGGAAGGACTCAACGGCGTAAAGGGGGGTCGGGCTCGGCTCATTCATGTTGATGCGCGCGTGAAGGAACATATTATAAGCCTTCCAGCGATCCGTAACCGTCAGGCGGTTTACCATCTCGCTGAGGCCACGTCTGCCTATAATGGACCCTCTTCAAACCTGTCTCCGGGCATTATTGAGACGCTGGAGAGTATGACTCCGTCAGAGCAGAAGCGTCTGGACGCTTTATTGAAACGCGAGGGTATACACGGTTTTCTTACACGTCTGGGTATCGCGGAAAAAGAGGCATAA
- the mgrA gene encoding L-glyceraldehyde 3-phosphate reductase, whose product MGYQPDKNRYGTMEYRRCGQSGLRLPAISLGLWHNFGDATLIENSRQLLQRAFDLGITHFDLANNYGPPPGSAERNFGRILQEDFLPWRDELIVSTKAGYTMWEGPYGDWGSRKYLLASLDQSLKRMGLEYVDIFYHHRPDPETPLQETMKALDHVVRQGKALYVGLSNYPAVLARQAIDILNDLGTPCLIHQPKYSLFERAPEAGLLNVLQEKGVGCIPFSPLAGGQLTNRYLNGIPADSRAASGSKFLNPDQITEEKLEKVRKLNAMAEERGQKLSQMALAWVLRHENVTSVLIGASKAAQIDDAVGMLANRHFSAEELSRIEGILNSSK is encoded by the coding sequence ATGGGTTATCAGCCGGATAAAAATCGTTACGGGACAATGGAGTATCGCCGCTGCGGGCAAAGCGGGCTCAGGTTGCCCGCCATCTCGCTTGGGCTGTGGCATAACTTTGGTGACGCCACCCTTATCGAAAACAGCCGTCAACTTTTACAGCGTGCGTTCGATCTGGGCATTACGCATTTCGACCTTGCCAACAACTATGGCCCGCCGCCCGGATCCGCGGAACGTAATTTCGGCCGTATTTTGCAGGAGGATTTCCTGCCCTGGCGCGATGAGCTGATCGTCTCCACCAAAGCGGGTTATACCATGTGGGAGGGGCCTTACGGCGACTGGGGATCACGCAAATATCTGCTGGCAAGCCTCGATCAAAGCCTGAAGCGCATGGGGCTGGAGTATGTGGATATCTTCTATCATCACCGGCCAGATCCGGAAACGCCGCTGCAGGAAACCATGAAAGCGCTTGACCATGTGGTGCGCCAGGGAAAAGCCCTGTATGTCGGGTTATCCAACTACCCGGCGGTTCTGGCTCGCCAGGCGATTGATATCCTTAATGACCTCGGTACGCCCTGCCTGATCCACCAGCCGAAATACTCCCTCTTTGAACGTGCGCCGGAAGCGGGACTGCTGAACGTGCTGCAGGAAAAAGGGGTTGGCTGTATTCCCTTCTCGCCCCTGGCCGGCGGGCAACTGACCAACCGCTATCTGAACGGCATTCCGGCAGACTCACGCGCGGCAAGCGGCAGTAAGTTCCTTAACCCTGACCAGATAACCGAAGAGAAGCTGGAGAAGGTTAGAAAGCTGAATGCCATGGCGGAAGAGCGCGGCCAGAAGCTGTCCCAGATGGCGCTGGCCTGGGTATTACGCCATGAGAATGTGACGTCAGTACTGATTGGGGCAAGTAAAGCGGCGCAGATTGATGACGCCGTGGGCATGCTGGCAAACCGCCATTTCTCTGCGGAAGAACTGTCCCGTATAGAAGGCATTCTGAACAGCTCAAAATAG
- a CDS encoding Nramp family divalent metal transporter, whose protein sequence is MTNSRVEGSSGRAARKLRFALMGPAFIAAIGYIDPGNFATNIQAGASFGYKLLWVVVWANLMAMLIQMLSAKLGIATGKNLAEQIRDHYPRPAVWLYWIQAEIIAMATDLAEFIGAAIGFKLILGVSLLQGAVLTGIATFLILMLQRRGQKPLEKVIGGLLLFVAAAYIVELIFSQPNLAQLAKGMAIPSLPTSEAVFLAAGVLGATIMPHVIYLHSSLTQHLHGGTRKERYSATKWDVAIAMTIAGFVNLAMMATAAAAFHFNGHTGIADLDQAYLTLEPLLSHAAATIFGLSLVAAGLSSTVVGTLAGQVVMQGFVRFHIPLWVRRSVTMLPSFVVILMGLDPTRILVMSQVLLSFGIALALVPLLIFTSDKNLMGELVNSTLVKRTGWAIVVVVVALNLWLLIGTALGL, encoded by the coding sequence ATGACAAACAGTCGCGTAGAGGGTAGCAGTGGCAGAGCCGCGCGCAAGTTGCGGTTCGCATTAATGGGACCTGCGTTCATCGCTGCCATTGGCTATATCGATCCAGGTAACTTTGCGACCAATATTCAGGCCGGGGCCAGCTTCGGCTATAAGCTGCTGTGGGTGGTCGTCTGGGCTAACCTGATGGCGATGCTGATTCAGATGCTCTCTGCAAAGCTGGGGATTGCCACGGGCAAAAACCTGGCGGAGCAAATTCGCGACCATTATCCGCGTCCGGCCGTCTGGCTCTACTGGATCCAGGCGGAAATCATCGCTATGGCCACTGACCTCGCTGAGTTTATCGGCGCAGCGATCGGCTTTAAGCTGATTCTGGGCGTGTCGCTGTTGCAGGGGGCGGTACTCACCGGGATTGCCACGTTCCTGATCCTGATGCTACAGCGTCGGGGTCAAAAGCCGCTGGAGAAGGTCATTGGCGGTCTGCTGCTGTTTGTCGCGGCGGCCTATATCGTCGAGCTGATTTTCTCACAGCCGAATCTGGCGCAGCTCGCTAAAGGGATGGCGATCCCAAGCCTGCCAACCTCGGAAGCGGTGTTCCTGGCCGCCGGGGTATTGGGGGCGACCATCATGCCGCATGTGATTTACCTGCACTCCTCGCTGACGCAGCATCTCCACGGTGGGACGCGCAAAGAGCGTTACTCCGCCACCAAATGGGACGTGGCGATCGCCATGACCATCGCCGGGTTTGTCAATCTGGCGATGATGGCTACCGCAGCTGCCGCTTTCCACTTTAACGGTCACACCGGTATTGCCGATCTCGACCAGGCGTATCTCACGCTGGAGCCGCTGCTGAGCCATGCTGCCGCCACGATATTTGGTCTTAGCCTGGTGGCTGCCGGTCTTTCTTCCACGGTGGTGGGCACGCTGGCAGGCCAGGTGGTGATGCAGGGGTTTGTCCGGTTCCATATTCCGCTGTGGGTGCGTCGCTCCGTCACCATGCTGCCGTCATTTGTTGTGATTCTGATGGGGCTCGACCCCACGCGAATTCTGGTCATGAGCCAGGTGCTGCTGAGCTTTGGTATCGCGCTGGCGCTGGTGCCGCTGCTGATCTTTACCAGCGACAAAAACCTGATGGGTGAACTGGTCAACTCAACGCTGGTGAAACGGACCGGGTGGGCCATCGTGGTGGTGGTGGTGGCGCTGAACCTGTGGCTGCTGATTGGCACAGCGTTGGGACTCTAA
- the glk gene encoding glucokinase, whose translation MTKYALVGDVGGTNARLALCDVSSGEISRAKTYSGLDYPSLEAVVRVYLDEHQVSVEDGCIAIACPITGDWVAMTNHTWAFSIAEMKKNLGFAHLEIINDFTAVSMAIPMLKPEHLIQFGGAEPVEGKPIAVYGAGTGLGVSHLVHVAQRWVSLPGEGGHVDFAPNSEEEGIILEELRAEIGHVSAERVLSGPGLVNLYRAIVKSDGRLPENLQPKDVTERALADSCIDCRRALSLFCVIMGRFGGNLALTLGTFGGVYIAGGIVPRFLDFFKASGFRGGFEDKGRFRSYVQDIPVYLIVHDNPGLLGSGAHLRQVLGQIL comes from the coding sequence ATGACAAAGTATGCTTTGGTAGGTGATGTGGGCGGCACGAACGCGCGCCTCGCATTATGCGATGTAAGTAGCGGTGAAATTTCCCGGGCGAAAACCTACTCAGGGCTGGATTATCCAAGCCTTGAGGCCGTTGTCCGCGTCTATCTGGACGAGCATCAGGTTAGCGTCGAAGATGGCTGCATCGCCATTGCCTGCCCGATAACCGGCGACTGGGTCGCAATGACCAACCATACCTGGGCATTCTCCATCGCCGAGATGAAAAAAAACCTCGGCTTTGCGCATCTTGAAATCATCAATGACTTCACCGCGGTGTCCATGGCGATCCCGATGCTGAAGCCGGAGCATCTGATCCAGTTTGGCGGCGCTGAACCTGTCGAAGGTAAGCCAATTGCGGTTTACGGGGCCGGTACCGGCCTGGGCGTTTCACATCTGGTGCACGTTGCTCAGCGCTGGGTGAGCCTGCCGGGTGAAGGCGGCCACGTAGACTTTGCGCCAAACAGCGAAGAAGAGGGCATTATCCTCGAAGAATTACGCGCTGAGATCGGCCACGTCTCCGCCGAGCGCGTCCTTTCGGGTCCGGGGCTGGTGAACCTGTACCGTGCGATTGTGAAATCTGACGGTCGTCTGCCGGAAAACCTGCAGCCGAAAGACGTCACCGAACGCGCGCTGGCGGACAGCTGCATTGACTGCCGTCGTGCCCTGTCGCTGTTCTGCGTGATTATGGGACGCTTCGGCGGCAACCTGGCGCTGACGCTGGGCACCTTCGGTGGGGTCTATATTGCGGGCGGAATTGTGCCGCGCTTCCTCGACTTCTTTAAAGCCTCCGGCTTCCGCGGCGGGTTTGAGGATAAAGGGCGCTTCAGAAGCTACGTGCAGGACATTCCGGTTTATCTGATCGTGCATGATAATCCAGGCCTGCTGGGGTCGGGTGCCCATCTGCGTCAGGTTCTCGGTCAAATCCTGTGA
- the ipdC gene encoding indolepyruvate decarboxylase has product MRTPYCVADYLLDRLTDCGADHLFGVPGDYNLQFLDHVIDSPDICWVGCANELNASYAADGYARCKGFAALLTTFGVGELSAMNGIAGSYAEHVPVLHIVGAPGTASQQRGELLHHTLGDGEFRHFYHMSEPITAAQAILTEQNACYEIDRVLTTMLRERRPGYLMLPADVAKKAATPPVNALTLRHAHADSACLKAFRDAAENRLARSKRTALLADFLVLRHGLKHALQKWVKDVPMAHATMLMGKGIFDERHAGFYGTYSGSASAGAVKEAIEGADTVLCIGTRFTDTLTAGFTHQLTPAQTIEVQPHASRVGDIWFTGIPMLQAIETLVELCKQHVHDTPVPASQSAMAYPQPDGSLTQANFWQTLQTFIRPGDIILADQGTSAFGAIDLRLPADVNFIVQPLWGSIGYTLAAAFGAQTACPNRRVIVLTGDGAAQLTIQELGSMLRDKQHPIILVLNNEGYTVERAIHGPEQRYNDIALWNWTQIPQALSLDPQAQCWRVSEAEQLADVLEKVAHHERLSLIEVMLPKADIPPLLGALTRALEARNNA; this is encoded by the coding sequence ATGCGTACCCCATACTGCGTCGCCGATTACCTGCTGGACCGTCTTACAGATTGTGGAGCCGATCATCTGTTTGGCGTGCCGGGCGACTATAACCTGCAGTTTCTCGACCATGTGATAGACAGCCCGGATATCTGTTGGGTGGGCTGTGCCAACGAGTTAAACGCCTCTTACGCCGCTGATGGATATGCCCGATGTAAGGGCTTCGCCGCGCTGCTGACGACATTTGGCGTAGGAGAGTTAAGCGCCATGAACGGCATTGCGGGCAGCTACGCCGAGCACGTTCCGGTCTTGCATATTGTGGGTGCGCCGGGTACGGCGTCACAGCAAAGAGGTGAGCTGCTGCACCATACGCTGGGCGACGGTGAGTTTCGTCATTTTTACCATATGAGCGAACCGATCACCGCTGCACAGGCGATCCTGACCGAACAAAACGCCTGTTATGAAATCGACCGGGTATTAACGACCATGCTCCGGGAACGTCGTCCCGGCTATCTGATGCTGCCCGCCGATGTGGCTAAAAAGGCCGCCACACCGCCTGTAAACGCTCTCACGCTCCGGCACGCGCATGCCGATAGCGCCTGTCTGAAAGCGTTCCGGGATGCCGCAGAAAACAGGCTTGCCAGGAGCAAGCGTACTGCGCTGCTGGCCGATTTCCTTGTCCTGCGCCATGGCCTGAAGCATGCGCTACAGAAATGGGTCAAGGACGTGCCGATGGCGCACGCCACTATGCTGATGGGTAAAGGCATATTTGACGAGCGTCACGCCGGTTTTTACGGCACGTACAGCGGTTCGGCGAGCGCCGGCGCGGTAAAAGAGGCGATTGAAGGGGCGGATACCGTGCTGTGCATCGGCACGCGATTTACCGATACCCTGACCGCCGGCTTCACGCATCAGCTTACCCCGGCTCAAACGATAGAAGTTCAGCCTCACGCCTCACGCGTCGGTGATATCTGGTTTACCGGCATCCCCATGCTCCAGGCAATCGAAACGCTGGTGGAGCTGTGTAAACAGCACGTACACGATACGCCGGTACCGGCCTCTCAAAGCGCGATGGCCTACCCGCAGCCGGATGGCTCGCTGACGCAGGCGAATTTCTGGCAAACGTTGCAGACGTTTATCCGCCCGGGGGACATCATTCTTGCGGATCAGGGCACCTCGGCCTTCGGCGCGATCGACCTTCGTCTGCCGGCTGACGTGAATTTTATCGTCCAGCCGCTGTGGGGATCGATTGGCTATACGCTGGCGGCGGCATTTGGCGCACAAACGGCCTGCCCGAACCGGCGTGTGATTGTGCTGACGGGGGATGGCGCGGCGCAGCTCACCATTCAGGAGCTAGGCTCAATGCTGCGGGATAAACAGCACCCCATCATTCTGGTCCTTAACAACGAAGGGTACACGGTAGAAAGGGCGATCCACGGGCCGGAGCAGCGGTATAACGACATTGCGCTATGGAACTGGACGCAAATCCCGCAGGCACTGAGCCTTGATCCTCAGGCCCAGTGCTGGCGGGTCAGTGAAGCGGAGCAGCTGGCGGACGTCCTTGAAAAAGTGGCGCACCACGAGCGGCTCTCGCTGATTGAGGTGATGCTGCCAAAAGCAGATATTCCACCGCTGCTGGGGGCGCTTACCAGAGCGCTGGAAGCGCGCAATAACGCCTGA
- a CDS encoding DUF2502 domain-containing protein — MFRSLILAAVLLASAPLIATAGEITLLPSVKLQIGDRDDYGRYWDGGYWRDRDYWNRHYEWRGDRWWKHDNGRHRGWYKDSAYERGYREGWNDRDDRRGGWGRGKGHGHGHHGHDD; from the coding sequence ATGTTCAGGTCACTGATTCTTGCAGCGGTATTACTGGCTTCAGCCCCGCTGATCGCCACTGCGGGCGAAATCACCCTGTTGCCATCAGTAAAATTACAAATTGGCGATCGTGATGACTACGGCAGATACTGGGACGGTGGCTACTGGCGCGACCGTGACTACTGGAACCGTCACTATGAGTGGCGCGGAGACCGCTGGTGGAAACATGATAACGGCAGACACCGCGGCTGGTATAAAGACAGCGCCTACGAGCGTGGCTACCGTGAAGGGTGGAACGATCGTGATGACCGTCGCGGCGGCTGGGGTCGCGGCAAAGGTCACGGACATGGCCACCACGGTCATGACGACTAA